One part of the [Synechococcus] sp. NIES-970 genome encodes these proteins:
- the pdxJ gene encoding pyridoxal phosphate biosynthetic protein PdxJ yields the protein MTSPNSRLTLGVNIDHVATIRQARRTVEPDPVTAAALAELGGADGITVHLREDRRHIQDRDVQILRQTVQSHLNLEMAPTNEMVAIALDIKPDYVTLVPEKREEITTEGGIDIVGNFARFQAVTAQLQGAGIPVSWFIDAELDQIEAAQKTGAKFIELHTGKYAEATNADQAQRELEALKTGAKQAIALGLRVNAGHGLTYRNVYPVACIEGMEELNIGHTIISRAVFVGLERAVREMKLAMWGQL from the coding sequence ATGACTTCCCCTAATTCTCGCCTTACCCTCGGTGTCAATATTGACCATGTCGCCACAATTCGCCAAGCCCGCCGCACGGTGGAGCCGGATCCGGTGACAGCTGCTGCCCTGGCGGAATTGGGCGGTGCTGACGGGATTACGGTACACCTGCGGGAAGACCGCCGCCATATCCAGGACCGGGATGTGCAAATTTTGCGCCAGACGGTACAGTCCCACCTGAATTTGGAGATGGCCCCCACTAACGAAATGGTGGCGATCGCCCTCGATATTAAACCCGACTATGTGACTTTGGTGCCGGAAAAACGCGAGGAAATCACCACGGAAGGGGGCATTGATATCGTCGGTAATTTTGCCCGCTTTCAAGCTGTGACGGCGCAACTCCAGGGGGCGGGCATTCCGGTAAGTTGGTTTATCGATGCGGAACTAGACCAAATCGAAGCGGCCCAGAAAACTGGGGCAAAATTCATTGAACTCCACACGGGCAAATATGCTGAAGCGACCAATGCTGACCAGGCACAGCGGGAATTAGAGGCGCTCAAAACAGGTGCAAAACAGGCGATCGCCCTGGGGCTGCGGGTGAATGCAGGCCATGGCTTAACCTATCGTAATGTTTATCCCGTCGCCTGCATTGAGGGGATGGAAGAGCTGAATATTGGGCATACCATCATCAGCCGCGCCGTCTTTGTCGGTTTAGAGCGGGCCGTCCGGGAGATGAAGCTTGCCATGTGGGGACAGTTGTAG
- a CDS encoding hypothetical protein (conserved hypothetical protein): protein MTTYHFALASQKFLFEEEPFEEVIKERIRHYEEQGKERDFWVIKEPAFINAPSLKEACEKTPKPCVAIVSTKKQFITWLKLRLEYIYVGEFEAPSEEIPDALQSLAA from the coding sequence ATGACAACCTACCATTTCGCCCTCGCCAGCCAAAAATTTCTCTTTGAGGAAGAACCCTTCGAAGAAGTGATCAAAGAGCGTATCCGTCACTATGAAGAACAAGGCAAAGAACGGGATTTCTGGGTGATCAAAGAGCCCGCTTTTATCAACGCCCCCAGCCTCAAGGAAGCCTGCGAAAAAACGCCCAAACCCTGTGTGGCGATCGTCTCGACGAAGAAACAATTTATTACTTGGTTAAAATTACGGTTGGAATACATCTACGTTGGCGAATTTGAAGCGCCTTCTGAGGAAATTCCCGATGCGCTCCAGTCCCTAGCGGCTTAG
- a CDS encoding hypothetical protein (conserved hypothetical protein), translated as MGNFWKPFVQLCHAVFMGSTVAIASGTPVVAQRGLSLCQPPRTGEFLVLVFTPSQPLQTEVRNQVTQTLPNQQAIACEYNGNVLSRVGGFTTLEAATQWSEYFGEAVGLPLMVITPTDSDLSAAAVLPPNGMPAAAQANPVPPSVVAATPASFQPRPLQGGFGLLVDYGSDWAIATRLKALTNQAVGLVVYGGRGYLLAAQTEDATQLTELLNRLNQNGLGAIAVPADQLILLKADINP; from the coding sequence ATGGGCAATTTCTGGAAACCCTTTGTTCAGCTCTGCCATGCGGTTTTTATGGGTAGTACCGTGGCGATCGCCTCTGGCACTCCGGTGGTTGCCCAGCGGGGCCTCTCTCTCTGCCAGCCCCCCCGGACTGGGGAGTTTTTGGTGCTGGTCTTTACCCCTTCCCAACCCCTCCAGACAGAGGTACGGAATCAGGTCACCCAAACTCTCCCTAACCAACAGGCGATCGCCTGCGAATACAACGGCAATGTCCTCAGCCGTGTGGGGGGATTTACAACCCTAGAGGCGGCGACCCAATGGAGTGAATACTTTGGGGAGGCGGTGGGTTTGCCGTTAATGGTGATCACCCCGACAGATAGTGATTTATCGGCGGCGGCGGTCTTACCACCGAATGGGATGCCAGCGGCTGCCCAAGCAAATCCCGTACCCCCCAGTGTGGTCGCTGCTACTCCGGCCAGTTTCCAACCGCGACCGCTCCAGGGGGGCTTTGGCCTGTTGGTCGACTATGGTTCTGATTGGGCGATCGCCACCCGCCTCAAAGCTTTAACCAATCAAGCAGTGGGCCTTGTGGTCTATGGCGGGCGGGGTTATTTACTTGCCGCCCAGACAGAGGATGCCACCCAGTTAACCGAGCTGCTCAATCGCCTCAATCAAAATGGCTTGGGGGCGATCGCCGTGCCTGCCGATCAGCTGATTCTCCTCAAAGCCGACATCAATCCCTAA
- the thrB gene encoding homoserine kinase → MTTIRVQVPATTANIGAGFDCLGAALSLHNQFQFSPVTQDEPFFSLELMGAAVETQKLEATADNLLYRAFAKVFETIGQAVPHVKIAIDLKVPLSRGLGSSATAIVGGLVGANALAGSPLSQREIMNLAIEMEGHPDNVVPALLGGCQLSVNHQQDWVICPWAWHEGVVPVVAIPDFELSTEAARAVLPQQYARAQAIFNASRLGLLPHGLAQNNSAYLTAALDDQIHQPYRKNLIKGYDQVQQAAIAAGAYGMVISGAGPTLLALAASENAPQVAAAMQTAWEMIGVQAIAHVLEIDQQGTVIL, encoded by the coding sequence ATGACCACTATCCGCGTCCAAGTTCCTGCAACCACTGCCAACATTGGTGCTGGGTTCGATTGTTTAGGGGCCGCCCTCAGCCTCCATAATCAATTTCAATTCAGCCCTGTGACGCAAGATGAGCCTTTTTTTAGCCTGGAGCTGATGGGTGCGGCTGTGGAAACCCAAAAACTAGAAGCCACGGCGGACAATCTGCTTTATCGGGCCTTTGCGAAAGTTTTCGAAACCATTGGTCAAGCCGTACCCCATGTCAAAATTGCCATTGATTTAAAGGTGCCTTTATCCCGTGGTCTGGGTAGTTCTGCAACGGCGATTGTGGGGGGGCTCGTGGGTGCTAATGCCCTGGCCGGTTCCCCCTTGAGTCAACGGGAAATTATGAATCTGGCTATTGAAATGGAAGGCCATCCCGATAATGTCGTCCCGGCGCTGTTGGGCGGCTGCCAGCTATCGGTGAATCACCAGCAGGATTGGGTAATTTGTCCTTGGGCCTGGCATGAAGGTGTCGTTCCTGTGGTGGCGATTCCTGATTTTGAGCTGTCTACCGAAGCAGCCCGCGCTGTTTTGCCCCAACAGTATGCCCGGGCCCAGGCGATTTTTAATGCCTCGCGCTTGGGTCTATTGCCCCACGGTTTAGCCCAGAACAATTCTGCATATTTAACGGCGGCCCTGGATGACCAAATCCATCAGCCCTACCGCAAGAACCTGATCAAGGGGTATGACCAGGTACAACAGGCGGCGATCGCCGCTGGGGCTTACGGCATGGTAATTAGTGGTGCTGGCCCAACATTATTGGCCCTTGCTGCGTCAGAAAATGCCCCCCAGGTAGCAGCGGCGATGCAAACGGCTTGGGAAATGATCGGCGTGCAGGCGATCGCCCATGTTTTAGAAATCGACCAGCAGGGCACTGTTATTCTCTAG
- a CDS encoding hypothetical protein (protein of unknown function (DUF820) family): MAPTSQPTATELDDFLRQKNIEASPAWEFLLGAAKQKPMPSLFHSRLQRNLVNAINEQATQYEAIQELRCIVPPSSPVPDIVVVKAERLTEDGPLQGAPDWLIEIRSLDQSTLDLQHKILHCLGQGTALAWLIDIQRERIWVWENDQLPIIYAGDNALPTLGDIKNLTVETVIAMARQR; this comes from the coding sequence ATGGCCCCGACCTCTCAACCCACGGCAACTGAACTAGACGATTTTTTACGCCAAAAAAACATCGAAGCTTCTCCCGCCTGGGAATTTCTTTTGGGTGCCGCAAAACAAAAGCCGATGCCATCTCTGTTTCACTCCCGTCTCCAGCGCAATTTGGTTAATGCTATCAATGAACAAGCCACCCAGTACGAAGCGATTCAAGAACTGCGTTGTATCGTACCGCCCTCATCGCCTGTCCCAGATATTGTTGTCGTCAAAGCAGAGCGCTTGACAGAAGATGGCCCACTACAGGGAGCACCAGACTGGCTAATCGAAATTCGCTCCCTTGACCAGAGCACCCTCGATCTTCAGCATAAAATCTTGCACTGTTTGGGCCAAGGAACAGCATTAGCTTGGTTGATCGATATTCAGCGAGAACGGATCTGGGTTTGGGAAAATGACCAACTGCCAATTATCTATGCCGGAGATAATGCTCTGCCCACTTTAGGGGATATCAAAAATCTGACAGTAGAAACTGTAATTGCCATGGCCCGACAGCGTTAA
- a CDS encoding hypothetical protein (conserved hypothetical protein): MSAPQGPETYQVEDIQAILQLAIARRDTESELTRTQLEEIAADLGIPQTDLVAAEQAWLDLKVETTKKQTFNLYRRQLLKTRVIRFSIINSFLVGLDALDTGHPSWSLYVLLCWGMFFSLRSWRLWQTSGTDYETEFQKWDRKMQLKESVQTLWQKTQEFLKGIS, from the coding sequence ATGAGCGCACCCCAAGGGCCAGAGACTTACCAAGTTGAAGATATCCAAGCTATTCTCCAGTTGGCGATCGCCCGCCGGGACACCGAGAGCGAACTGACCCGCACCCAGCTCGAAGAAATTGCCGCCGATCTGGGCATTCCCCAAACGGATCTGGTCGCAGCGGAACAGGCTTGGCTGGACCTCAAGGTAGAAACCACCAAAAAGCAAACGTTTAATCTCTATCGCCGTCAACTGCTCAAAACCCGCGTCATCCGCTTCAGCATTATCAATAGCTTTTTGGTTGGCCTGGATGCCCTAGATACTGGACATCCGTCCTGGTCTTTGTATGTGCTGTTGTGCTGGGGAATGTTCTTTAGCCTGCGCAGTTGGCGACTGTGGCAAACCAGTGGCACCGATTACGAAACGGAATTTCAGAAATGGGACCGTAAAATGCAACTCAAGGAATCTGTCCAAACCCTCTGGCAGAAAACCCAGGAATTTCTTAAGGGCATTTCCTAA
- a CDS encoding transporter, major facilitator superfamily has product MKVFGQLEADTRRNLIFLFIAGLGFWLSMTSLLPVLPAYIQDLGATDQQVGFVMGCFAIGLILARTRLGRMVDEQGRKRVILIGAAVVAIAPWGYIFLNSIPQMMVWRAFHGISIAAFTTGYSALVVDLAPERNRGEVISYMSLAIPLGMSIGPVVGGYLLGNVPYSVIFMVSGVCGVVALLLASQTKEAMPIDPASAKQPLTALQTETNRDYWELFRHKGLYIPSLIMLCIGLVFGVLVTFLPLYIRDLGLDFNVGLFYGAAAISSFTSRLLVGRASDTIGRGLFISGSLLCYTVTMLILNNALSTSWFMMAGVMEGLGAGTLVPMMIALMSDRSSSAERGKVYSICIGGFDVGIALAGLFLGTVTQLVGYQGIFAIASGLAFFSFFIFLTLGNAQIETSLKFALGRTGDRYAQKF; this is encoded by the coding sequence GTGAAAGTTTTTGGGCAATTAGAAGCGGATACCCGGCGTAATCTCATTTTTCTCTTTATTGCAGGCCTAGGTTTTTGGTTGAGTATGACCAGTCTTCTGCCGGTACTTCCTGCCTATATTCAGGATTTGGGAGCAACAGATCAGCAGGTGGGTTTTGTGATGGGCTGCTTTGCCATTGGTCTGATTTTGGCCCGGACTCGCCTCGGTCGGATGGTGGATGAACAGGGTCGCAAACGGGTGATCTTAATCGGTGCTGCGGTGGTGGCGATCGCCCCCTGGGGATATATTTTCTTGAACTCGATTCCCCAGATGATGGTCTGGCGGGCATTCCATGGCATTAGTATTGCGGCTTTTACGACGGGCTATAGCGCGTTAGTCGTCGATTTAGCCCCAGAGCGGAACCGAGGGGAAGTGATTAGTTACATGAGTTTGGCGATTCCCCTGGGGATGTCCATCGGGCCAGTGGTGGGTGGTTACCTTCTGGGCAATGTCCCCTATTCAGTGATTTTCATGGTGTCTGGGGTTTGTGGGGTTGTGGCCTTGCTGTTAGCCAGTCAAACCAAAGAAGCGATGCCAATAGACCCTGCGTCCGCAAAACAGCCATTGACAGCCCTCCAGACGGAGACAAATCGAGATTATTGGGAGCTATTTCGCCATAAAGGGCTTTATATTCCGTCGCTCATTATGCTCTGTATCGGCTTAGTGTTTGGTGTTTTGGTAACTTTTTTACCACTGTATATCCGCGATCTGGGTTTAGATTTTAATGTCGGGCTTTTCTATGGGGCGGCGGCGATTTCTAGCTTTACCAGCCGTCTCTTGGTGGGGAGAGCCTCCGATACGATCGGCAGGGGGCTATTTATCAGCGGTAGTCTCCTCTGCTATACGGTGACGATGTTAATTCTCAATAATGCCCTTAGTACTTCGTGGTTCATGATGGCGGGGGTGATGGAAGGTTTGGGGGCAGGCACGCTCGTCCCGATGATGATTGCCTTGATGTCGGATCGCTCCTCTAGCGCAGAACGGGGTAAAGTGTATTCGATTTGCATCGGTGGTTTTGATGTGGGCATTGCCCTGGCGGGTTTATTTCTCGGTACAGTCACCCAGTTGGTCGGCTATCAGGGGATTTTTGCGATCGCCTCTGGTTTGGCCTTCTTTTCGTTCTTTATTTTCCTGACCCTTGGCAATGCCCAGATCGAGACTTCTCTCAAATTTGCCCTGGGTCGCACGGGCGATCGCTACGCCCAAAAATTCTAA
- a CDS encoding oxidoreductase with molybdopterin binding domain protein has product MVLFKVPPAYALAENLVTTESVYWNRRKFIKTLLGAGVGIGLASCQSQDQQYNALRQTLDLPKLKVTTNPAFQTIGDRPITKELFAGQYNNFYEFGGTKGIWQNAQSLPTKPWQVEVGGLVNNPKTYDIDDLKTQFPLEERIYRFRCVEAWSMVLPWIGFPMRELIKAVEPTAQAKFVRFTSYYDEAITTGPTFHLGGLPWPYTEGLRIEEMNNELAFFALGIYGHDLPKQHGAPLRMVLPWKYGFKGAKSIVKIEFLAEQPATYWNTIDGHEYKFEANVEPDVPHPRWSQATEKFIGNTPDFSWELKETLPYNGYGEYVASLYS; this is encoded by the coding sequence ATGGTGCTGTTTAAAGTTCCGCCTGCCTACGCCCTTGCCGAAAATTTGGTCACCACAGAAAGTGTGTATTGGAACCGCCGCAAATTTATCAAGACCCTCCTCGGGGCCGGTGTCGGCATTGGTCTAGCCAGTTGCCAGTCCCAAGATCAGCAGTACAATGCCCTGCGCCAAACCCTCGATTTACCAAAACTGAAGGTCACCACAAACCCCGCCTTTCAGACCATCGGCGATCGCCCAATCACCAAAGAACTTTTTGCGGGTCAATACAATAATTTCTATGAATTTGGTGGCACTAAAGGCATCTGGCAAAACGCCCAGAGTCTCCCCACAAAGCCCTGGCAAGTGGAAGTGGGCGGCCTCGTGAACAACCCGAAAACCTACGATATCGACGACCTGAAAACGCAATTCCCCCTCGAAGAACGCATTTATCGCTTCCGTTGCGTGGAGGCTTGGTCGATGGTGTTACCCTGGATTGGCTTTCCGATGCGCGAATTGATTAAGGCCGTTGAACCCACCGCCCAGGCAAAATTTGTTCGCTTTACCAGCTATTACGACGAAGCGATTACCACCGGTCCCACCTTCCATTTGGGCGGCCTGCCCTGGCCCTACACCGAGGGACTGCGGATCGAAGAAATGAATAATGAACTGGCCTTTTTCGCCCTGGGGATTTACGGCCATGATCTGCCGAAACAGCATGGAGCGCCCCTGCGGATGGTGCTGCCCTGGAAATATGGCTTTAAAGGGGCAAAGTCCATCGTCAAAATTGAATTTCTCGCCGAGCAACCGGCCACCTATTGGAATACGATTGATGGCCATGAGTACAAATTTGAGGCCAATGTGGAGCCGGACGTGCCCCATCCCCGCTGGTCCCAAGCCACCGAAAAATTTATCGGTAATACCCCTGATTTCAGCTGGGAACTGAAGGAAACATTGCCCTACAACGGTTATGGGGAATATGTCGCCAGCCTCTACAGTTAG
- a CDS encoding short-chain dehydrogenase/reductase (SDR) superfamily protein encodes MKTYLITGANRGIGLEYCRQLQAQGDRVIAVCRTPSEELLQLGITVKSDVDLTNPDAVQRLTQALQGEMIDVLINNAGILERVDLENLDCDSIRRQFEVNAIAPLRFTQSLLPNLQAGSKVILMTSRMGSIEDNTSGGSYGYRMSKVALSMTGKSLAIDLRPRGIAVGILHPGLVKTRMINFREDAISPAIAVQGLLARIQALNLENTGTFWHANGEILPW; translated from the coding sequence ATGAAAACCTATCTGATCACTGGGGCCAATCGAGGGATCGGCTTGGAATATTGCCGCCAACTTCAAGCCCAAGGCGATCGGGTCATTGCCGTTTGTCGCACCCCTTCCGAGGAACTGTTGCAACTGGGCATCACGGTTAAAAGCGATGTGGATCTGACAAATCCTGATGCAGTACAACGCCTGACCCAAGCGCTTCAGGGGGAAATGATTGATGTGCTGATTAACAATGCCGGCATTTTAGAGCGAGTTGATTTAGAAAACTTAGATTGCGATAGCATCCGTCGTCAATTTGAAGTGAATGCGATCGCCCCATTGCGTTTTACCCAATCCCTTTTACCAAATCTGCAAGCCGGCTCTAAGGTGATCTTGATGACCAGTCGCATGGGTTCCATTGAGGACAACACCTCCGGCGGTTCCTACGGCTACCGAATGTCGAAAGTCGCCCTGTCCATGACCGGAAAATCTCTGGCGATCGACCTGAGGCCCCGGGGCATTGCCGTGGGCATTCTCCATCCTGGTCTTGTAAAAACGCGGATGATCAATTTTCGCGAAGATGCCATTAGCCCGGCGATCGCTGTGCAAGGGTTGTTAGCCCGCATTCAGGCACTCAATCTCGAAAATACAGGCACTTTTTGGCATGCCAATGGGGAGATTTTGCCCTGGTAG